The following are encoded together in the Thermothelomyces thermophilus ATCC 42464 chromosome 3, complete sequence genome:
- a CDS encoding fatty acid elongase-like protein (orthologue of fatty acid elongase from Mortierella alpina): protein MAFESVTVSLPQASLFRFPPNPNCGFVPPPPAGSTSFAPPVDIPDHVYHAFLDPKVPITIAAVYAVTAKALNAYNKSTGKKPWAISKTFAFRWFVIAHNVFLAVYSAWTWWGMLGTLRRSVISPLGPQGVSGFVDSLCRVNGAAGLGNAAFFNDETNSWQTFSPEAVLNEDGVPSRFSAGRMWNEGLAFYGWLFYLSKFYEVFDTLIILAKGKLSSTLQTYHHAGAMMCMWAGIRYMAVPIWIFVFFNSFIHALMYTYYTVTAFNIRVPVFVKRSLTTMQITQFLVGASCAMIHSFISYTVPVITGSQTDAPASAASAAANGSMAAATGGVLDTVKGTYARQSVRCITSSGETFAVWLNVFYLAPLTYLFISFFIESYIRRSNASQPSTRGANAGVAARRLSNNVQLAEKAGWEAAKNVEREVYGESNEEAVVSGTKKANGRVLRSRK from the exons ATGGCCTTCGAATCAGTCACGGTATCGCTGCCGCAGGCATCCCTCTTCCGGTTTCCTCCCAACCCCAACTGTGGCTTCGTGCCCCCGCCTCCGGCCGGCAGCACCTCCTTCGCCCCACCAGTCGACATCCCAGACCACGTCTACCACGCTTTCCTCGACCCTAAGGTTCCCATCACCATCGCCGCTGTATATGCTGTCACCGCCAAGGCGCTCAACGCCTACAATAAGTCCACCGGCAAGAAGCCCTGGGCCATCAGCAAGACTTTCGCCTTCCGGTGGTTCGTCATCGCCCACAATGTCTTCCTGGCCGTCTACTCTGCTTGGACATGGTGGGGGATGCTGGGTACCTTAAGGCGGAGCGTCATCAGCCCCCTCGGTCCGCAGGGAGTCTCGGGTTTCGTCGATTCGCTGTGCCGGGTCAACGGAGCGGCCGGCCTGGGCAACGCCGCTTTCTTCAACGACGAGACCAATTCCTGGCAGACCTTCTCGCCCGAGGCGGTGCTGAATGAGGATGGCGTCCCGAGCCGGTTCTCCGCCGGGCGCATGTGGAACGAGGGCCTCGCCTTCTATGGCTGGTTGTTCTACCTCAGCAAGTTTTATGAGGTCTTCGACACGCTCATCATCCTCGCCAAGGGCAAGCTCAGCTCGACCCTGCAGACGTACCACCATGCCGGCGCCATGATGTGCATGTGGGCCGGCATCCGATACATGGCGGTGCCTATCTGGatcttcgtcttcttcaACTCGTTCATCCACGCCCTGATG TATACGTACTACACCGTGACTGCTTTCAACATTCGTGTGCCCGTCTTCGTCAAGCGCAGCCTGACGACGATGCAAATCACTCAGTTCCTGGTCGGTGCTTCCTGCGCCATGATTCACTCCTTCATCAGCTATACCGTCCCGGTGATCACGGGCTCTCAGACCGACGcccccgcctccgccgcctctGCCGCCGCCAACGGTTCCATGGCTGCCGCCACCGGCGGCGTGCTCGACACTGTCAAGGGCACCTACGCACGCCAGTCGGTGCGCTGCATCACGTCGAGCGGCGAGACCTTTGCGGTGTGGCTCAATGTGTTCTACCTCGCTCCGCTGACTTATCTCTTCATTTCTTTCTTCATCGAGAGCTACATTCGTCGTAGCAACGCCAGTCAGCCTAGCACGCGGGGCGCCAATGCGGGCGTCGCTGCTCGCCGCCTGAGCAACAACGTTCAGCTTGCCGAGAAGGCCGGTTGGGAGGCCGCAAAGAATGTTGAGCGCGAGGTGTACGGCGAGAGCAACGAAGAAGCAGTCGTTTCCGGAACCAAGAAGGCCAACGGTCGGGTGCTGCGCAGCCGGAAGTAA